CGGGCGCAACGCTCAGCTGCGACAGCAGACGAGGAGTGGCGCCAGCAGTCACGCGCCGATACGCGCCCAGTCGAGGCCAAATCGCTGAAGATATTTTCGCAGCCGGTCTGCATCGTTGGCCGAGGTGCGCCGTGTGCGCGAGGCGCTGAACAGGGTCCGTCCAGCCTCTGAAAGGGAGCGGCTGCGGCGGCAGATGCGCACCACTTCCGCGAGCTGCACCCGATCGAACGGGTCCAGTTCGCCCAAAGCCGCATCATCGAGCAGTTCGGCGAGCGGATCCGGCGCTTGCGAACCGCCGGTCCAGAATCGCTTCAGCCGCGCCTTTTCAGCCTCCACCGTGGCGACGTCGATGCGTCCGGACGGGGCGAAGGTCGCCATGCGGGTGACGCTGGCGCCGAGATCGCGGAAATTGCCCGACCACAGCGCGTCGGGCGCGGTCGCGAAATCGAGAAAGGCACGGCGTGCCTCCTTGTTGAAGCTCACCTGCATGCCCTCGCGCTGGGCGAAGCGATCGAGCTCATAGGCGAGGTTGGGCTCAATATCCTCGATCCGATCGCGCAGCGCCGGCAGCTCGAACGTCCACAGATTGAGTCGGGCGAACAGATCGTCGCGGAAGCCTCCTGCAGCAACGGTAGCGCCGAGATCGCGATTGGTGCCGGCGATCAGCTGAAAGTCGGACGAGACCTCCCTGTCGGCGCCGACGGGTAGAAATTTCTTCTCCTCGATCGCACGCAGGATCATCGCCTGCTCGTCGAGGCCGAGCTCACCGATCTCGTCGAGGAACAGGACGCCCTTGTCGGCAGCCCGGAGCAATCCGGGGCGGTCGGCTGCGGCACCGGTGAACGCGCCCTTCTTGTGGCCGAACAAGGCCGACATCGCGCTGTCCCCCTTCAGGGTCGCGCAATTGACCTCGACGAAGGCGCCCGACACCTGATGCTTCAGCCGCTTGAGTTCGAACAAACGGCCGGCGAGCTGCGACTTGCCGGCGCCGGTCGGGCCCATCAGCAGGATCGGCGCACGCGAGCGGACCGCGACCTGCTCGATCTCGTCGATCATCCGGTTGAACGCGGCATTGCGGGTCTCGATACCAGATTTGAGGAACGAGCTGCCCTCTGCGGCCTGGGCGGCGAAACGGGTAGCGATGCTGTCGTAGCGGGAAAGATCGAGATCGATCACGCTCCACAGGCCGAC
The nucleotide sequence above comes from Sphingosinicella sp. BN140058. Encoded proteins:
- the rtcR gene encoding RNA repair transcriptional activator RtcR, whose amino-acid sequence is MKHRCFDADALSIDKDSGLSHGIKMRPTVVIGFVGSTLDASKIGPSRWNKWRPTVGLCMHEDLRVDRLELIHGDAHEGLARYVRGDIGSVSPETDVRLRALNFANPWDFEEVYGKLLDFARSYPFDPEAEDYLIHITTGTHVAQICLFLLTEARYLPGRLLQTNPGRGKDPDCVGLWSVIDLDLSRYDSIATRFAAQAAEGSSFLKSGIETRNAAFNRMIDEIEQVAVRSRAPILLMGPTGAGKSQLAGRLFELKRLKHQVSGAFVEVNCATLKGDSAMSALFGHKKGAFTGAAADRPGLLRAADKGVLFLDEIGELGLDEQAMILRAIEEKKFLPVGADREVSSDFQLIAGTNRDLGATVAAGGFRDDLFARLNLWTFELPALRDRIEDIEPNLAYELDRFAQREGMQVSFNKEARRAFLDFATAPDALWSGNFRDLGASVTRMATFAPSGRIDVATVEAEKARLKRFWTGGSQAPDPLAELLDDAALGELDPFDRVQLAEVVRICRRSRSLSEAGRTLFSASRTRRTSANDADRLRKYLQRFGLDWARIGA